From the Helianthus annuus cultivar XRQ/B chromosome 17, HanXRQr2.0-SUNRISE, whole genome shotgun sequence genome, the window gaaaaccactaaatgactaactggtaatcatattaggatgtgattgaccgaccttgactgttagctatatttgagaatctaaccgagcaaaccgaggtgagttcacacactttctaaggcatgggattcccggtggtttgggaaagggttaaagaattaaaacggaatctacatatcttacttaggtaggatatgtacggccatcctccttgggtaggatgccaatattaatcttgcgtattctctttgggagaactacgtacgttcgtcctccttgggtaggacaacaaccttaaaacttactagacaaaactctatcataagtccctcattttatatcgacttaatcgccgaggccgatggcgagcgggtcattagttaatagcgctattaggtttaacaaacctcacaccgtgtcgtccgAACGGGAgtgtactaatggactaaggcaaagggtcaatgctgataaacattgacttagggcacaacttactttcgttagtagtcgatatcatacggtctagtagttcacatggggaagcccccactaatcatggacatGGTATGGGTattaaagaatgaactggttaaactttctttcaacaacggggtaacccccacggcaattacgccaacgaaagacaaaccacgttttcagaaacaacttaaaactaatcaaccaaccgtgaactcactcaactttgttgttgactcgttgttacatgccttacaggtcgttaaatgctggagcttgcacgaggaaggagttgttgtgggatacggactgttatgCTCCGTATTtaatgtttaattccttttgaacTTATCAAATTTATGCTTTAGacttttaaacttatgaactatggacttatgtttttggattacgtttatgcttccgctatttaaactaAATTTAGCTAACTAGCTTTGGTcatcaatcgtattgtggttgatttcatttacttaattacattgttcaatatgattggtggctcgatcctggtcacgtcacacctccaagcggtgatgctccgcatggtggattttgggggtgtgacatggatCATGATTCCAAAGCCACTCCCCTTCCAGACGGTCCCGAACCGAACAGTCCTTCACAGTCTCCAATTGAAACAGGTTCGGGAAGAGCTCGTAGAGAGGCACTTCCTTCGACCACGGGTCAAGCCAAAACAATATACTGTCACCATGACCCACCTTACCCTTAAAAAACTTCCGAAGGTGCGAGTTGCCGTTTAAGGGCTTTTCAATAATAGAGACAATATTACGCCAAACACCCCGTAAGACTTTTTAACCGGAAGGAACGACCATCCCGATCCGCCGGAATGAATAGCCTTCACCACCATTTTCTAaaggcatgtttggctaagctttttgaaacaatttGTTGAGttatttttaaaagagttaactgccattttcgtccctgtggtttggtcactttggccatttcagtccatttttcaaaaatgcgccattttactccccgacgttctggaaaggtgccatttcagtccaaaaatcataacccagttaagtcagttagtaaataaggactgattgtgtaaatttgtaacataaaggactgattgtgtaaatttgtaacaccaccaccactagccctgccaccaccaccaccgccgccaccaccgccaccgccaccactgccactaccaccaccgccaccacaaccaccacagccaccaccgccgccacatTTTCTGGAACGTTTACATGCAAAACGAAATGGAGGATGCAGACGATGGAAGTGGTCGATTTGCCTGAATTCGGATGAAGTTGCAGGTTCCGGTGACCGGTTTCGAATCTTCCTACAAGTTACAAATCTCATCACTACGCAACTTATTTAGGAAGATAGGCGAGAAAAAAAAACAACGTACCATTTGTAGCCTGCGGCTTCAAATTCGTTTGATTCATATCGTTCTACGTGTTGTTTTGTTAACAAAGAAAACTGTTGAATGTTGAGAATGTAGTGAGCAGGTGGTGACACAGATGTTGTTCTCAAATCCCCTGAACATGATTCTTCAATGGCCATGAGTGAAAAATTAAATGAAAAGTGTCTGTATGTACCAAAGAAACTAATGGCTTGTGAGTTGAAATCAAATGGATTATGGAAGACTATATATGCTTAATTAAAGAGTAGTATTCATGTTTCCTCCAAATCACTTATTCTCTACTTCCCACAAAACAACAAACACAACAACAAACACAACAACAAACTATTCAGAAACAAAACTGTTCCACTTTGACTCATCCAAACTCACTTTCATGGCCCTATTTTTAAACCACAGCAGGCCTAATATTTCAGCTCCTGCACAACACCTGCAGTCTTGCTTTCTTGCGGTTGAAGACGATATTATTCCTCGACTTCTAAAGTGTTTCGGATCAATGGAAGTAGctgatgacgatgatgaagatATGGAGTTTTGAATCTGAAGTGTTTCGGATCAATGGGAGAAGGAGTTTTTGAATCTGAAGTGTTTCCGGAACCTGCAACTTCATGTATCCGTCATCGAAACTTGCAACTTCACTTCTCCGTCATCTTACCATCATCTCCGTTCACCTCCATCTTCCGTTTTGAAACCTCCATCTTCACCATTTCAATTCTTTCAGTCATCATCATCCATGGTTACACTTCTCGTCTCCGGTAATCATCTTCATCCGTAAATCGAGAACTCCGAACACAGCGGTGGTGATGTGCTTGGTGATCGTTGTGATCGTTGACggagatgatgacgatgatgaacgGTGACTGTTGATGATGATCAACATGATgattgacgatgatgatgaactcTTGATCGCACAAGCCAAAGATAATCGCACAAGATCCCGTAGtcgcggtggtggcggtggtggcagtggctgtggtggcggtggtggctgtggtggcggtggtggcggtggtagtggtggtggcagcggagtggtggtggtggcagggctagtggtggtggtgttacaaatttacacaatcagtcctttatgttataaatttacacaatcagtccttatttactaactgacttaactgggttatgatttttggactgaaatggcacctttccagaacgtcggggaggaaaatggcgcatttttgaaaaatggactgaaatggccaaagtgaccaaaccacagggatgaaaatggcagttaactctttttAAAAGTTATAAACTTCAAAATAATGTTTGACAATGAGAGTGTATGTTAGGAGAATgtgactttttttttctttttatttttagggaatatgtcacagaatagtaaccaagttttaaaagtgttctaattaggtcactcgtatcgtttttgtctcaattAGATGACTTAACAATCAAATCGAGTCATGTCCTTTTTTctatgtgtcaagaaaaaaataaagaataaGATGTTAGGGTCGGATTATTTTAATAtgtgaaattatatttattaaaaataaaaacactttaattacattaaaaattaaaaaaacaagttacagtTCACGTCATCACTCaaagttagcatcaaataaaagagaaaaaagaaacaaaaatccacatcaccatggttacttatgaaatagatgaaaaaatccttaattttaatgaaaaatgaatgtccagtgacctgattggaacacttttgaaacttgagtgacctaattagaacacttttaaaacttagttactattctacaaagttaccccttaTTTTTAAAGTAACTCCATTGACATTTTCTAAAAAGTAATAATACGGAGTGCTCCCAAACATGCCCGAAGTCGGCCCGTCCATTTTCCTCAGTAGGGTATCGTTGCAGAAGCTGCAAATTCTGAAAACCATGGCAGACGGATCCATGGAGTTGACCGAGCTCCACAGAAAGTCAACCAACTGGGCTAAAACAGTGGATGAAATAGTAAAGCTAGAGAAGAAGATCTTCCCCAAGCACGAATCACTCGCACGATCTTTCGACGATGAATTGAAGAAGAAGAACAGCGGTTTGCTCTACTTGCAATTCAATAGCGAAATTGCTGGTTACGTTATGTATACATCACCTTCTTCACTCTGTGCCGTCATCACTAAACTCGCAGGTATCCTttgccttattattattattattattattattattattattattattattattattattattattattattattattattattattattattatttttaatccaATTTAATTGGTTTTAGTAAATTTGTGTTTAGGGGTTTAtcgattttttattttttattgagTTTCTGGGTTGAATTTGAGTTTCTATGCTTGTTGAAACTAACTAGACAATTTGATGGCCGGAATTTggtgattttatcatgtttttaagCTAATTGAGTTGTGCATTgctaaaaagttatgaactttttGATACTGTCAACTATTTTTAGGGCTAGACTTTTCCTAAACATtgctaaggggctgtttggcaacaacatctgaatggttaagtgctgaacctgTAAgtggtctgaatcattaagtgctgaaccaataagagatctgaaccattaagagcctgtataatgcttaaccgttcagaggcaaatgtctgactaattcagattagaggttttaactattcagactctgtataatgcttaaccattcagaggcaaatgtctgaaccattcagacatctgctcgtgaaacaaacagtctgaaccattaagtgctgaaccagtaagaggtctgaaccattaagagcctcattaagaggtaaacaaacaaccccttaactTTGTGAAAATGAGTAATCAGTGAATCTGCACTTTTTTGGAGTTATTTTGACAAATCTTGATAAGATCGCGAAAGTTGAAGATGTTAATCTTGAATTAATGAGATAAAGACCGACCGAGACGAGTTATAGATAATTCTTGGTGAGTTATTTATTGTGTCTTTTATATTTAAATTAGGGATAATTGTTAGTTTGGATTAATAAGGTTTATCTATGATGTTTTTAGGGAAATGTTAGAAGTAGCTAGTATATCAGATAAGATAAAGGAGggaagattgagatggtttgggcatgtgaagaggaGGCAGACGATAGAACCAGTTAGAGTGGTTGAAACCCTCGAGGTGGAGGGGAGGAGGAGTGGAGGCAGACCCAAAATTACTTGGGATGAGCGGATTAGGCaggatttgcaaaaattgcacctctctgagaacatggtccatgataggagctcgtggagacgtaggattaaggttaaggattTCTAGGAGAGGGTACAATTGTGTTTTTAGGTGTAGTGTATGGGCGTACATAAGTAACTATGTGTATAGGATGTTTGGTACAGTTGTGTTTCTAGGTGTAGTGTATGGTCGTAGATATGTAACTATGTGTATAGGCTGTTTTGTGTTGTCATATTTGTTCTGTTCTACCATGCACTATTTCGCAACTCATACTACATTGGTAgcttcatacacacacacacacacacacacctcatgctctatttatttctttcctgggtgtttt encodes:
- the LOC110923234 gene encoding putative [ribosomal protein S18]-alanine N-acetyltransferase translates to MPEVGPSIFLSRVSLQKLQILKTMADGSMELTELHRKSTNWAKTVDEIVKLEKKIFPKHESLARSFDDELKKKNSGLLYLQFNSEIAGYVMYTSPSSLCAVITKLAVKEKYRRQGHGEALMKAAIEKCRSKRINRISLHVDPLRSSAVSLYKKLGFQIDTLVTAYYSSDRDAYRMFIDFDNE